A region from the Methanobrevibacter olleyae genome encodes:
- a CDS encoding 30S ribosomal protein S27e, protein MASNGRGNFLRVKCLDCDNEQIIFDRAASDVKCIICGKTIVKSRGGKAKIMAHIDEVLD, encoded by the coding sequence ATGGCAAGTAATGGTAGAGGAAACTTTTTAAGAGTCAAATGTTTAGATTGTGACAACGAACAAATCATTTTCGATCGTGCAGCTTCTGATGTAAAATGTATCATCTGCGGTAAAACTATTGTAAAATCCCGTGGTGGAAAAGCTAAAATCATGGCTCACATCGATGAAGTTTTAGATTAA
- a CDS encoding 50S ribosomal protein L44e, protein MKMPKEKRTYCPHCKKHTMHEVHTSKKRKASELKWGQRQFRRVTAGYRGYPRPLPGGNKPVKKLDLRYKCKECGKSHIRKSFRVGKPEFVSK, encoded by the coding sequence ATGAAAATGCCTAAGGAAAAAAGAACTTACTGTCCACATTGTAAGAAACACACTATGCACGAAGTACATACTTCTAAAAAAAGAAAAGCTAGTGAATTAAAATGGGGACAAAGACAATTCAGAAGAGTTACTGCAGGGTACAGAGGTTATCCAAGACCATTACCAGGTGGTAACAAGCCAGTTAAAAAATTAGATTTAAGATACAAATGTAAAGAATGTGGAAAATCCCACATCAGAAAATCTTTCAGAGTAGGAAAACCTGAATTCGTATCTAAATAG